Within Sphingobium sp. KCTC 72723, the genomic segment CATGGCTGGCCCGGCAATGCCCGCGAACTGGGCAATGTGCTGCAACGCGCACTGGTGCTGCGCGACGGCGCGCGGATCGAGGCGGACGACCTGCATCTGACCGGCGCGCCGACTGGCAACGTCCAGCCGCTGCGCGTCGTCGCCTCGCCGCTGGCGCGGGTCCAGTCCGAACCCGTCCGCCTGCGCGACGTGGCCCGCCATTCCAAGCTGGAGGCGATCCGCATTGCGCTCCGCGAAACCGACGGTCATCGCGCCGCCGCTGCCGCAAAGCTGGGTATTTCAGAACGCACGCTGCGCTATCGGCTCGCCGAAATGCGTGAGCTGGCTGCGGCATAAGGGGGGAGCATAGGATATGACCGGCATTTCCCCCACCGACAGCGTGATGGCGATCCGCAACGCCATCCTGCAAAAAAACGCGGCCCTGCGCGACGTTGCATCGACCGGCCCGGCCGGTGGCGCTCCCGGCGCGAACGGCATCGCAGGCACCGCGCCCGGCGACTTTACCAAGGCGCTGAGCAACGCGCTGCAACAGGTCAACGGCCTTCAGGACAAGGCAGGAGAAGCGTCTGCCGCGTTCGAACGGGGCGAAACCACGGACATCGCTGCCGTCATGCTGGCCAAACAGCAAGCCTCGGTAGGCTTCGAAGCGACCCTTCAGGTGCGCAACAAACTTCTGTCCGCCTATAAGGACATTATGAGTATGCCGGTCTAAATCATGAGCGACAACGCACTCACCATCGATGGCGGCGCAGCTGCCCGGCCCAACCTCCCGGCTGCTGCTGGCAACGCCAAAGGCGTGGACGCGCTCAAGGCGCGCTTCACCGGCTTCATCAAACAGCCTGCGGTGGCCAAAAGCCTGCCGCTGCTCGGCCTGCTCGGCACCGTGGCGATTGCCGGGGCTGCATGGCTGGCGCTGCGCGAACCGCCCCAGCGCGACCTGTTCCGTGGCCTGCCCGACACCGACAAATCGGCCGTCGCGCAGATACTGGACCAGAATGGCATCCCTTATGGCTTCGACTCCTCCGGCGCGATGACCGTGGGGGAGGGCGATTATTTCAAGGCCAAGATGATGCTCGCCGCGCAAGGGCTGCCCAAAAGCGCACCCGACGGCAACAGCATGATCGACAGCCTGCCGATGGGCGCCAGCCGCGCGGTCGAGGGCGAGAAATTGCGTTCCGCCCGCGAAATGGACCTTGCCCGCACGATCGAGGCGATCGACAGCGTCGAAACCGCCAAGGTGCATCTGGCCGTCGAAGCGCCCAGCGTATTCCTGCGCGACCGGGCCAAGCCATCGGCATCAGTGATGCTGCGCCTGTCGCAGGGCCGCAGCCTGACCGACGCGCAGGTCAGCGCCATCGTCCATCTGGTGGCATCGTCCATCCCCGAACTGTCGCCCGACCAGATTTCGGTCGTGGACCAGAATGGCCGCCTCATCAGCAACAACGACAGCGACAGCACCGACGATCGCCAATTGGCGGTCCAGACCAAGATCGAGGATCGCTATCGCCAGTCGGTCGTCGCGCTGCTCACGCCCATTCTGGGCGCGGACAATTTCTCGACCGAAGTGCGCGCCGAACTCAATTTCGCCGAACGGCAGGCCACGCGCGAAACCTATCCGCAGGACGAAGCGCGGCTGCGCACCGAACAAGGCACCTGGGCGTCCGACCCGCGTGGACAAGGCACTGGCGAGGCAGGGGGCATCCCCGGCGCACTCAGCAATCAGGCGCCCGTCAACCCGACCGTGACTCAGACCAACCCCAACGGGCAGGCCGTGCAACAGGGTCAGACTGCCGCACAAACCCCCGGCACTCCGCCCAACCCGCTGCTCAAGACCGAAGAGACGTTCAACCGCAGCTTCGAACTGGGCCGTGAAGTGTCCGTCACCCGCGACGCCATCGGCACGGTCAAGCGCCTGTCGGTTGCCGTCGCGCTCGACAACGCGCCCGATGGCAAGGCCCGCACGCCGCAGGAAATCGCCGCGCTCGAAGCCCTCGTCAAAGGCGCGATCGGCTTCGATCAGGCCCGTGGCGACGTGGTCGCGCTCTCGTCGCGCAGCTTCCTCAAAGCCGAAGAAGTCAAGCCGCTCTGGTATGAAGCCGAATGGGTATCGCCGCTGGTCCGCAATGTCTCGGCGCTCCTTGTCGCGCTGCTGGTCATCTTCGGCATCGGTCGCCCGCTGCTCAAGCGTCGCGCCGCCGCGCAGGAAAGCGCCGCTGCCGAAACCGTCGAAACGGAACAGAAGATCGGCCGCGAAATTTCCGGCGAACTGACCAAGCAGGCAATCGAAGCGCCCGATCCGGCCAAGCCGATCACGCTCGACATGATTTCCTCCACCTATGACTATGCCCAGCGCGCCGACCTCATCCGCAACTTCGTGAAGCAGGATCCCGACCGCGCTGCCCTTGTCGTCCGCGACCTCCTGAAGGAGGGGAAGAAGGAAAATGCCTGAGATCGTCCCCGGTCGGCCCGAAGCGCTCAAGGGCAGCGCCGCCGCCGCCGTCCTCCTGATGCTGTTCGATGAAGATGAAGCCGCGCAGATCCTCGCCCGTCTCGAACCCGAAGAAGTGCGCCAGCTTGGCTATGCCATGTATGATGTTGCCGATGTCGACCCGGAAGAAGTCAACGAAGCGCTCGACCATTTCGTCAACAAGGCCAAGAAGCGCACCACCATCGGCTATGGCGCAACTCGCCATATTCGCGGCGCGATGACCAAGGCATTGGGCGAGGAACGGGCCGAAACCATCCTGGCGCGCATCACTCCGCCGACCCGCTCGACCCAGCTTGAAATGCTCAAATGGATGGATGCCAAGGAAATCGCGGCGCTGATCGAAGCGGAACATCCGCAGATCATGGCGATTGTGCTGGCCCATCTCGAAGCGCCCGTGGCCGCCGACGTGCTGCAATTGCTGCCGGTCGAATATCAGGAAGAAATCGTCTACCGCATCGCCACGCTCGGCCCGGTGTCGAACGAAGCGCTCGATGACCTGGAACAGCTTTTGATGCGCGGCCCGGCGAAGAAGCAGGGCGCAGCCTCGCAACGCGGCGGCACGGTCGAAGCAGCGGCGATCATGAACAATGTCCGCAAGGATAATGAACAGCGGATCATGAAGGCCGTCGCCAAGCGCGACAAGATGATTGCCCAGACGATCGAGGAGGAGATGTTCGTTTTCGACAACCTCATCGACATGGACGACAAGAATCTGGGTGCCTTGATGCGCACCGTGGACAGCGCCGTGCTGGTCGTTGCGCTCAAGGGCGTGAACGACATGCTCAAGGGCAAGATTTTCAGCTGCATGTCCGCCCGCGCGGCGCAGGCGATCGCCGACGAGATCGAGGAACGCGGCCCCATCCGTCTGGCCGAAGTCATCGACGCGCAGAAACTCATCATCGCCACCGCCCGCCGCATGGCGGACGCCGGCACCATCATGCTGGGTGGCAAGGGGAATGACTTTGTCTAAATTTTGGGCGGCAGAAGTCGCGCAGGACGTCGCGCCTGTATCCATGGCGGGCGTGCGTCAGGTCGAAAGCGGCGGTTTCCGCAGCCTCTACACCGCCCATCCCGGCGCGCAGACGGCCACGATCCGCGCCGCCATGATGGACGAGCCGGAAAGCGATCCGATCGAGGACGCGCGGATGGAAGCCTTCACCATGGGCTTTGACGAAGGCTGCCGCATCACCGCCGAAACGCACAAGGCCGACGCCGACATCCGCGCCCAACTGGCCGAATCCCTCAAATTGCTCGCCCCCGCGCCCAGCGGCATGTTGTCCACCATGTTGTCGGCCACGGTCGTGCGGCTGGTGGAACAGATTGTCGGCGAAGTCGAAATCGACATCGAACGCCTGCTCCAGCGCTGCGAAACCGTCGCGGCCTTTATCGAGGATAATGATGAGAAGGGCGCGCTGCACCTGCATCCCGACGACATCGTCATGCTGGAAGGCGAAGAAATCGGCGTGAAGCTGATCGCGGACAAAAGCCTGCATCGCGGCTGCGTGCGGCTGGAAACGGCCGATGGCTGGGTGGAGGATGGCCCGGACGTGCGCCTGTCCCGCCTGCGCGCGATGATCGACGATATGGAGGGGAAAGCGTGATCGGCGCGTCTCTCGCTCAGGCCGAAAGCCTGTTCGACCATTTGCAGGTGCAAAACCGCGCCCCCCGCCATGTCGGCCGTCTGGTCAGCCATGATGCAGGGATGCTCGAAGTCACCGGATTTCGCCGCCCGATCGGCGCCAGCGCCCGCGTCATCGCCAGCGACGGCACCATCGCCCGCGCCGAAGTCGTCGGCTTTCGCGGCGGGCGCACCATCATGGTCCCGCTCGACAGCGACGCCCCGCTGGAAAATGGCGCGCGCGTCGAACCGGATAGTCAGGCGAACATGGTGCAGGTCGGCGAAGGGCTGATCGGTCGCGTCGTTGACGCCATGGGCCAGCCGCTCGACCGCAAGGGACCAATCATCGCAGGCGGCGTCTGGCCATTGAACGGGGTCAAGGGCAACGTCCTCGACCGGGGCCGCGTCACCGAACCCTTTGACCTTGGCGTCCGCGCCGTCAACGCGCTGCTCACCGCCGGGCGTGGCCAGCGTATCGCCATCATCGCTGGCTCCGGCGTCGGCAAATCGGTGCTGATGGGCCAGATGATCGCCGGGGCCGAAGCCGACATCGTCGTCGTCGGCCTGATCGGCGAACGCGGCCGCGAAGTCAGCGACTTCCTCGAAACCAAACTCAAGCACACGATGCACAAGAGCATCGTCGTCGCTGTCCCTGCCGATCATCCCCCGGTGCTGCGCCTGCGCGCCGCCGCCCGTGCCACCGCCATCGCCGAATATTTCCGCGCCCGTGGCAAGAAGGTGCTGCTGCTGATCGACAGCCTGACCCGCTGCGCCCATGCCCAGCGCGAAATCGGCCTGGCCCTTGGCGAACCGCCCGCAATGAAGGGCTATCCGCCCTCGGCCCTCGCGCTCATCCCGCGCCTGGTCGAACGCGCGGGCGTTGACGCCCGCACCGGCGGCTCGATCACGGCGCTCTACACTGTGCTGGCCGATGGCGACGACACCGACGATCCAATCGTGGACGCCGCCCGCGCCATTGTGGACGGCCATTTCGTCCTGTCCCGGCACCTGTCGGAACAATCCATCTTTCCCGCCATCGACGTCGGCAAATCCCTCTCGCGCGTCATGGCCGACGTGGTGCCGGACGATCATCGCATGGCGGCGGCCAATTATCGCCGGCTATGGGCCGCCTATGAGGAAAATCGCGATCTCATCCTGATGGGTGCCTACCGCCCCGGCAATGATCCGGTGATCGATGAAGCGGTCCAGCGTCGTCAGGAAATTCTCGACTTCATTCGGCAGGATCAGAAAAGCCGGATCGACATCGACACCAGCGCCGACGCGCTCATCGCCGGGTTCGGCGCATGAAGGGGCTGGTCACGCGCCGCCAGCGCGTGCTGCGCGTGCGCCATGTCCAGCACGCCATGGCCGTGGCCGACGCGGCCCATGCGCGGGACGAAGCGGACGGCCTTGCCCGCAATGTCGATCGCCTGCGCAAGGTGCGCGGCGAATTGTTCGAGACGGAAGGGGCGGCCACCGGCGCGTCCTTTGCCGCGATGCAGGAACTGGCCACCCGGCTGGAACAGGCGGGGCGTCAGCTCGACGGCGCGCTTTATGATGCCCGGCGCAAGGTAGCGGCCAAGGAAGGCGTGACGCTGGCCGCCAACCGCGAAAAGGAAATTGCCACCCGCCTCAAGGACCGCGCCCGCGCGACTCTGGAAGAATGGCGCGAAACCAAGCTGGCGGCGCTGCCGCGCTATCGCCGGATTCAACGCAATGGGGATGTCTGACATGAATATGCTGTCCAATATCAAAGCGTTGCTATTCGCGACGCCGGGTGCTTCGACGGGCAAAGGGGCGGGCATATCGCCCGTCCCGGCCCCGTTCGATTTCGCCAAACTGATGAACGTGGCGGCCCCGGTTTCGAGCGCTGTCATGCCGACGCCGGGCGCAACGACCCCCTTGCCGAGTGCAACGACCCCAGTGCCGGGCATGGCGACCGCGCTGCCGGACTCTGTGCCAACGACGCCATCTGCGCTGCCGACCGACGCCCTGCCTATGGACGCACCGGACAGGCCCGCTACGGATCAGCCCGCCATGACACAGCCCGCCGACCTGCCAGCGGCCCAGCCCGATGACCTGTCGCAATTTTCGCTCCTGCGCCCGCTGCCTGTGGAAACCTCCGCGCCGCCCGTGAAGCTGCCGATCGATGCAGGTGATGACCCGGTGGCAACGGCCCAGCCCGCGCCATCACCTGCCGCTGCGCCGCTGCCAGCCCCGGTCGCGGCTGACAGCCCGCCCGCCATGGCCGGGGTCGCCCCGCCGCCAGTCGCACCCATCCCCATGGCCGCCGAAAGGACGACAGCGCAGGAGGCCGCCAGCCCCGCGCCCGTCGCAAATCTGCCATCGCCCGCTGACACAGCGATCGCCGCGCCCATGGCCGCTGCGCCGGTCATGGCCAGCGAAACAGACGGCGAAACAGACATAGTAACAAACGTTACAGTTTCGTCGGACATCGCCGAGTCTATGTCCATCTCGCTGTCTACAAACAGCGCGCCCGAACCTGTCCCAGCACCCGTCCCATCGCCCGACCCGGCCCTCGTCGCGGCGCTGGTTCCAATGCCACTCGCGCCGCCTGCGCAAGCCCCCGCTGCGCCGGTCGAATCCGCTATTCCGGCTCATCCCGTTCGCGCCGCGCCGCAACCCGAAACGCCTCTCCGCCAGGAACCAGCGACCCCCGATCGCCCGGCGTTGGAAGACGCGGTCAAACCGGCCGACGATCTGCCACCGCCCGCGCCGCTCCCCGACGCCAGCCTTGTCGCCGCCCTCATGCCGCCCATCAGCGCCGCGCCAGCGCCAGCGCTAGAGCCTGCGCCCGCGTCCGTTGCAGCGCCCCTGACGGCAGCGCCCGTTGCCCGCTTCATGCCCACCCCGCCGACGCCCCAGGCGCCCACCGGAACGGAACCACAGCCCATCCCGGCCGCCTCCTTGCCTGCCGCCACGCCGCTACCAGCCGCAGCCCAAACTCCCGTTCAGCCATCCGTCCAACCCGCTGCCACAAGCCCGGCCCCAAACCCGGCCCAAAACCCGGCAAGGGCCGAAGCCGTGGCGCTGCTGCAACTGGCGCGCGATCATCTGGCGGGCCGCGTCGCGTCCCGGCCTAAGGCGGACGGCGTCTCGCCTGTCCGCGCCACTTCCGTCACCGACATCGCAACGCCACTCTCCATTGCGTCGCCCGTTGACAGTGTGGTGACGCCATCGGTCATTGCCCCGACCATTCAGCCCGCCACCATGGCCCCGCTCGCGCCTGCCGCCCCGGTGATCGACCTGTCCGCCAGCCTTGGCGCGCAGATGGTCGATATGGGCGTGTCGGGCCAGTGGATCGACTCTCTGGCCCGCGACATTGCGGGCCTGTCGGCCAATGGCGCACAGGGCCGCTTCAACCTTACCACAAGCCAGCTTGGCGCAATTCAGGTCGACCTGCGTCAGGGCGACGCAGGCATGGCGATCAGCCTGACCGTGGAAACGCAGGCCGCCGAAGCGGCGTTGCGGCAGGACAGCGACCGGCTGCGCCTCGACGCGGGACTGGCCGCCCTGCGCATCAGCGACGTAAAGATCGAACGCGCCCCCGTCGCCACCGATCCGGCCCGTTCCGAAACGACGGGGCAGCAGCCTTCGAACCAGCAGCAACAGGGCCAGGGCGCAGGCCAAGGCCTGGGGCAGGGCGCACCGCAACAACAGGGCCGATGGCAGGCGCGCGAAAATTTTGCGGCCACCCATAAAGCCTCCGGCGACGCGGCCGTTATTAACCATGGACCATCGGGCGATGCGCCGGGCGAACCCGTTCGCGCGCGCTATGCCTGACCCGCGCTATCCTGGGGGACTGACCGATGAGTGAAGAGCCGAAGGCCAAGAAGAAAAAAGGCGGGGGCATGAAGATGATCCTGCTGATCGTCGTGGCCATGGTCGTGGGCGGCGCTGGCGCGGCAGGCGGACTATATGCCGCCGGTTTCTTCAGCCCCAAGGAGGAAGGGCCAAAGGAAGACCCCAACAAGCCCGTTCTGGTGCTGGCCGGGGAAAGCGCCGAAGAGATCGCCAAGGCCCATGCCGTCCCGCATGGCGACGCAGCCGCCGCAGCGGCGCATGGCAGCGCGCATGGCAAGGGCATCGACCTGCCCACGCCTGCCAACCCCACGGCCTATCAGGCGACCTATTTCCAGCTTCAGCAACCCTTCACGTCGAACATGTCGGACACCGACGCCTTTGCCCAGATTTCGATCGCGGTATCGACCTATTACGACCTGCGCGTGATCGACGCGATCAAGACGCATGAGATGGCGATCCGCAGTCAGGTGCTGATGATGCTCGCGCAACAGCCGCAGGAGTCATTGTTGACGCCGGAAGGCAAGCGGGCGCTTCAGGGCAGGATAAAAGGCATAATCAACGATATTTTGAAGCAAAAGACGGGTTTTGGCGGGGTCGATAACGTTTACTTTACCAATTTCGTTATTCAATAGCACTGCCCAGAAAGGCCGGGAAGTCCCCCGGTCCGCAGGGCAGGGGACTATGATGGACGACGTTCAGACCTACGCCTTCGGGCGGGGGGAATCGCAGGCACCGGTGATGCTGTCCGGTCTGGACCGGCTGGGCGACAAGCTTGGCCGGCGCATCCGTGCCTTGGTGGAGCCGATCTGCGGCGTGCGCCCCCATGTGGAATCGCGCGACGCCCAGTTGATGGAATTTTCCGCCTGGTCGGACGATGTGCCAGCCTTCGCCAGCATCTCGGTCTATCGCCTGCTCCCGCTCAAGGGGCAGGTGCTGCTGCGCATGGACGCGGCGATGATTTCCACGCTGGTCGATTGTTTCTACGGCGGCATCGGCAACCGCCCGCTGCCCCCGCGCGGCGAATTTACCCCGACAGAGGACCGGCTGATCGCCCGCCTGTCGGAATCCATCATCGCTCGCCTGACCGAAAGCTGGGCCGACATCCTGCCGCTCGATGCGGGGCTTGTCGTGCGCGAAACCGGTGTGGGCTTTGCCGCCGCCGCGCAACCGGGCGACCAGATGGTGGTGCAGCGTTTCATGGTCACCATCACCCGCGACCAGTCCTGGCCGATCGACCTTGTCTTTCCCCTGTCCGCCCTGCGCGCCGTCGAACCGCTGATGGGGTCGAAAATGCCCGCCGATGCGGATCAGGCCGACCCGGTGTGGCAGGCGCGCATCGCCCGCCGGATGCGCGACATCCGCTTGCCCGCCCGCACCGTGCTTGCCCGCCCCAATCTTTCGCTGGCGGAGCTGATGCAGCTCAAGACCGGCGACATCATCCCCGTGACGATCGGCCGCTCGCTGCCGCTGATCGTCGGCAACCGCATCGTCGCCCATGGCACGATCGGCGAACAGGACGGCCGCGCCGCCTTCCAGATTGAAAAACTCGTACAAGGACCAGATCAATGAGCGACATGAGCGAAGCCCCCCGCATGGAGCGTGGCGAAGACCCGGTCGGCCGCATGACCAACAACCATCATTTCAAGCTGCTGGCCGACATCCCGGTCCGCATGTCGGTGGAGGTCGGCTCCACTTCGCTGCGTCTGGCCGAAGTCATGGACCTGGCCGAAGGCAGCATCGTGGAACTGGACCGTCAGGCCGACGACCTGCTCGACATCATGGTCAATGGCGCGCTGATCGCCAAGGGTGAGGTCGTGACGGTCAATGGCCGCTATGGCATCCGCATCATCGACATTGCGGCCACCGAAACCCGTCTGGCGGGTATCGAACGGCGCGGCTGAACGCAGAACCCATTTTTGCGCTTGCCTTGGCGGTAGAAACTGCGGATCGCTGGCGCCAGGTTAACCATAATGCGCGGGCGGCTCGATCATGTTCTGGTATTTCGTCAAATTGCTGATCCTGCTGCCGCTGGTGGGTGCCATGGCCTTTGGTGCGCTATGGCTGTGGCGCAAATATCAGCCCGGCATGATGGGCAATCAGGGCGAACGTTCGCTCAAGCTGCTCGAAGCGCTGCCCATGGGCGCGTTCGGCAAGCTGGCCGTGGTGGAATTTGAGGGCAAGAAGATCCTGCTGTCGGTCACGCGCGGCCGGATCGAAAAGATCGCGGAAGGCGACCATGCCCGCCTGCGCTGAACCCTTGTCCGGGCGAAACGTCAGGCCATGGATCTCCGCTGCTGCGGGAATAGCCATCCTGATCCTGCTGGCCCTGCTATGGATCCAGCCCGCCTTTGCGCAGGCCGCTCCCGCCGCGCCGGTGGACAATGGCGGCGCGCTGACTCGCGCCATGGGCCAGATTTCGGGCGACGGCCGCCCGCTCTCGCTCAGCTTGCAAATCCTCGTCCTCATGAGCCTGCTGACGGTGCTGCCGTCGCTGGTGCTGATGATGACCAGCTTCACTCGCATCATCATCGTCCTGTCGCTGCTGCGGCAGGCGCTGGGCCTGCAACAGACGCCGCCCAATCAGGTGCTGGTGGGCCTCGCCCTCTTCCTGTCGCTGTTCGTGATGCGCCCGGCGATCGACCAGATCAACGGGCAGGCGTTCGACCCCTATGGCCGGGGCCAGATCAATATCGAGGAAGCGGTCGGTCGTTCGGCCAAGGTGCTGCATGGTTTCATGACCAAGCAGACCCGCGAAAGCGACCTCAAACTGTTCGCCGGGCTGGCCAAGGCACCCGCCTTCGCCACGCCTGCCGACATTCCCTTCACCATCCTGCTGCCTGCCTTTGTCACCAGCGAACTCAAGACCGCCTTCCAGATCGGCTTCATGATCTTCCTGCCCTTCCTCATCATCGACCTTGTTGTCGCGTCCACGCTGATGGCGCTGGGCATGATGATGCTGTCGCCCACGATCATTTCGATGCCGTTCAAGCTGTTGCTGTTCGTGCTGGTCGACGGCTGGGCGCTGACCATGGGCAGCCTCGCCGGGTCGTTCGCGACATGACGGCCCGATCCCCTGTTCCGTTCGGGCTGAGCCTGTCGAAGCCTTCAGCCGAGCGGAGCGAGGCGGAACAGCACCCTTCGCTTCGCTCAGGCGCACCCCTCGACTTCGCTCAGGGCGAACGGGTATAGGATGGAAAACGCCGACTTCTTCCTGGGCCTGGCGCAGCAGGCGCTGTGGATCACCGCGCTGGCCGCTGCGCCGGTGTTGATCCCTGCGCTGATCGTCGGGCTGCTGATCGGCATGGTGCAGGCAGCGACTTCGATCAACGAACAGACGTTGAGCTTCATTCCCAAGATCATCGTCGTCGGTGCCATGCTCGCGATTTTCGGCGGGTCGATGCTGGTGCTGATCGCCGATTTCACCCGCGAAATTTTCGATCGCATACCGGACCTGCTCCAATGATCGCGCCCGGTTTCGCCGGGGTCGAATCCCAATTGTGGGTCTGGCTGATCGCCATGATCCGGCCCGGCGCGGCCTTCATCGCGGCCCCCGTGTTCGGCGCGCCTGCCGTGCCGGTGCAACTGCGCCTGATCCTCAGCCTCGCGCTCGGCCTTGCCGCGCTCAACACCGTCACCATTACGCTGCCGCAGGATGGCGTCGCCAGTTTCGAAGGCATCATGCTGGTCGCGGGCGAAGTGCTGGCGGGACTGGCGCTCGGCTTTGCGGTCCAGATCGGTTACGCTGCCGCCTTCGTCGCGGGGGAAACCATCGGCAACGCGATGGGGCTGAACTTCGCCGCGATGGTCGATCCCTCGTCGGGTCAATCGACGCAGGTGCTTGGTACTTTTCTGTCGATCCTCGCCACCTTCCTGCTGCTGGGCATGGATGGGCATCTGCTGCTCGTCAGCTTCGTGGTGCAAAGCTATCAGGCTATTCCGCCGGGCGCGGCGATGCTGTCCAACGATACTGTCTGGCACCTCGTCGAATTTGGCGGGGCGTTGCTCGGCGCGGGGGTCGTGGTCGCGCTGCCGGTCGGTTTCGCGCTGGTGCTGGTACAGATCATCATGGGGATGCTGGCGCGGGCCGCACCCTCGCTCAACCTGTTTGCGGTCGGGATGCCAGTGGCGATGCTGGCGGGCATCATCCTGCTGGCCATTGCCGCGCCGATCATGGCCGAAGGCATCACGGCCTCGCTGAAAGCTGGCCTCGACCATGCCCAATCGATCGCGGAGGGGCGCTGATCCATGGCGGGCGGCAACGAAGGCGGCGAAAAGACCGAGAAACCAACCCAGAAGAAACTGGATGATGCCGCCAAGAAGGGCGACATTCTCCAGTCGCGCGAACTCGGTACGGCACTGGTCGTGATGGCCGGGATCGGCTGGCTGGCGGTCATGGGACCATCGCTGATCGACGCGCTGTCCGACATGCTGGTGGAAGCGCTGCGTTTCCGCCGCGACGACATTGCCGATTTCTCGCCCGCGCGGCGTGGCCTTGCCCTGCTGACCGGCATTGCCCTGCCTGCTGCGGGGGTGATGCTGGCGACCTTCATCGCCGCCATCGCTGCGCCTGCCTTGCTGGGGTCGCTCGGCTTCCGCCCCGGTGCCTTTGCGCCCAAAGCGTCGAAGATGAACCCGGCGGCAGGCCTGAAAAAGATTTTCGGCACGCAAGGGCTGATCGAACTGCTCAAGTCGATCGCCAAGGTCGGCCTGCTTGGCAGCATCGGGGTATGGCTGATCTGGGATCGGCTGACGGAGATTGTGGGTCTGGGCAAGACCGGCATCGGCCCGGCCATGGCCGACCTTGGCAACATGTTCATCTTTACCTGTCTGGTGATGGCGACCGGCCTGTT encodes:
- a CDS encoding FliI/YscN family ATPase, whose protein sequence is MIGASLAQAESLFDHLQVQNRAPRHVGRLVSHDAGMLEVTGFRRPIGASARVIASDGTIARAEVVGFRGGRTIMVPLDSDAPLENGARVEPDSQANMVQVGEGLIGRVVDAMGQPLDRKGPIIAGGVWPLNGVKGNVLDRGRVTEPFDLGVRAVNALLTAGRGQRIAIIAGSGVGKSVLMGQMIAGAEADIVVVGLIGERGREVSDFLETKLKHTMHKSIVVAVPADHPPVLRLRAAARATAIAEYFRARGKKVLLLIDSLTRCAHAQREIGLALGEPPAMKGYPPSALALIPRLVERAGVDARTGGSITALYTVLADGDDTDDPIVDAARAIVDGHFVLSRHLSEQSIFPAIDVGKSLSRVMADVVPDDHRMAAANYRRLWAAYEENRDLILMGAYRPGNDPVIDEAVQRRQEILDFIRQDQKSRIDIDTSADALIAGFGA
- a CDS encoding flagellar motor switch protein FliM, translating into MDDVQTYAFGRGESQAPVMLSGLDRLGDKLGRRIRALVEPICGVRPHVESRDAQLMEFSAWSDDVPAFASISVYRLLPLKGQVLLRMDAAMISTLVDCFYGGIGNRPLPPRGEFTPTEDRLIARLSESIIARLTESWADILPLDAGLVVRETGVGFAAAAQPGDQMVVQRFMVTITRDQSWPIDLVFPLSALRAVEPLMGSKMPADADQADPVWQARIARRMRDIRLPARTVLARPNLSLAELMQLKTGDIIPVTIGRSLPLIVGNRIVAHGTIGEQDGRAAFQIEKLVQGPDQ
- the fliE gene encoding flagellar hook-basal body complex protein FliE, which translates into the protein MTGISPTDSVMAIRNAILQKNAALRDVASTGPAGGAPGANGIAGTAPGDFTKALSNALQQVNGLQDKAGEASAAFERGETTDIAAVMLAKQQASVGFEATLQVRNKLLSAYKDIMSMPV
- a CDS encoding FliO/MopB family protein, translated to MFWYFVKLLILLPLVGAMAFGALWLWRKYQPGMMGNQGERSLKLLEALPMGAFGKLAVVEFEGKKILLSVTRGRIEKIAEGDHARLR
- the fliF gene encoding flagellar basal-body MS-ring/collar protein FliF codes for the protein MSDNALTIDGGAAARPNLPAAAGNAKGVDALKARFTGFIKQPAVAKSLPLLGLLGTVAIAGAAWLALREPPQRDLFRGLPDTDKSAVAQILDQNGIPYGFDSSGAMTVGEGDYFKAKMMLAAQGLPKSAPDGNSMIDSLPMGASRAVEGEKLRSAREMDLARTIEAIDSVETAKVHLAVEAPSVFLRDRAKPSASVMLRLSQGRSLTDAQVSAIVHLVASSIPELSPDQISVVDQNGRLISNNDSDSTDDRQLAVQTKIEDRYRQSVVALLTPILGADNFSTEVRAELNFAERQATRETYPQDEARLRTEQGTWASDPRGQGTGEAGGIPGALSNQAPVNPTVTQTNPNGQAVQQGQTAAQTPGTPPNPLLKTEETFNRSFELGREVSVTRDAIGTVKRLSVAVALDNAPDGKARTPQEIAALEALVKGAIGFDQARGDVVALSSRSFLKAEEVKPLWYEAEWVSPLVRNVSALLVALLVIFGIGRPLLKRRAAAQESAAAETVETEQKIGREISGELTKQAIEAPDPAKPITLDMISSTYDYAQRADLIRNFVKQDPDRAALVVRDLLKEGKKENA
- the fliN gene encoding flagellar motor switch protein FliN, translating into MSDMSEAPRMERGEDPVGRMTNNHHFKLLADIPVRMSVEVGSTSLRLAEVMDLAEGSIVELDRQADDLLDIMVNGALIAKGEVVTVNGRYGIRIIDIAATETRLAGIERRG
- the fliG gene encoding flagellar motor switch protein FliG; this translates as MPEIVPGRPEALKGSAAAAVLLMLFDEDEAAQILARLEPEEVRQLGYAMYDVADVDPEEVNEALDHFVNKAKKRTTIGYGATRHIRGAMTKALGEERAETILARITPPTRSTQLEMLKWMDAKEIAALIEAEHPQIMAIVLAHLEAPVAADVLQLLPVEYQEEIVYRIATLGPVSNEALDDLEQLLMRGPAKKQGAASQRGGTVEAAAIMNNVRKDNEQRIMKAVAKRDKMIAQTIEEEMFVFDNLIDMDDKNLGALMRTVDSAVLVVALKGVNDMLKGKIFSCMSARAAQAIADEIEERGPIRLAEVIDAQKLIIATARRMADAGTIMLGGKGNDFV
- a CDS encoding FliH/SctL family protein — protein: MTLSKFWAAEVAQDVAPVSMAGVRQVESGGFRSLYTAHPGAQTATIRAAMMDEPESDPIEDARMEAFTMGFDEGCRITAETHKADADIRAQLAESLKLLAPAPSGMLSTMLSATVVRLVEQIVGEVEIDIERLLQRCETVAAFIEDNDEKGALHLHPDDIVMLEGEEIGVKLIADKSLHRGCVRLETADGWVEDGPDVRLSRLRAMIDDMEGKA
- the fliL gene encoding flagellar basal body-associated protein FliL; translated protein: MSEEPKAKKKKGGGMKMILLIVVAMVVGGAGAAGGLYAAGFFSPKEEGPKEDPNKPVLVLAGESAEEIAKAHAVPHGDAAAAAAHGSAHGKGIDLPTPANPTAYQATYFQLQQPFTSNMSDTDAFAQISIAVSTYYDLRVIDAIKTHEMAIRSQVLMMLAQQPQESLLTPEGKRALQGRIKGIINDILKQKTGFGGVDNVYFTNFVIQ